CTGTCGCTGTCtgctctgtgtgtgcgtgtggaggAGCTGCCTGAGCCCTCGCCTCAGACACAGAGCAGACGAGAGGACAGAAGCAGCGTGActggctaaaatgttggtgacattcattatGTAATGAAACACAATAGAAATTATTGAGGTCAAGTCCATAAATCGTACGTATGTCCATACCATAATTATCATGACAAGCCTAACTATCCCTTCAAGattgtattaatttccatgacttttccaggactGGAAATCACTACAAAAACATTTACTAATATTTTcaagttttccatgactgtgggaatcCTGAGTTTCATTCCTACATTCATGTGGTTACTAACCTGATTTGTCCCATTCGATGACAGCGGTCCTCTGCTTGTTTGTCGTTGAAAGGATTGCAATCAATGTCATGCAGTATCACTGTGTTAGCAGAGGCGAGATTGATGCCCTGGCCACCAGCACGGGTCGACAGAAGGAACACAAAGATCTCAGAATTTGTGTTAAACTGGTCGATAAGACCAATCCTAGAAAAGCCAAGAGGATTTTGTTAGACTTGTTGATATGAAGTATTCAAGatagtaataataaaattattcacCAGTTCACCTCTCTGCCATGGGAGTAGACCCATCTAGTCGAACAAACTGATGTCCAAGGTGTTTCATCAGAATCTCCACAATGTCCAGCATCATTGTGAACTGACTGAACAGTACAACCCTATCACCcttaggggaaaaaaaacaaacaactgtttcaaattcattaaaattaaaaaatatgacaCCAAATTCAATAGGATAATCAGAGATTACAATAACTAGGCTCTTGTTACCTTTGCTTTTAGCTTGGAGAGTAATTTGGTTAGCAGTGCAAACTTTCCAGAGTCTAAGATGAGCTTCTTCTCCAGCTGAAAGTTGCTGATAGAGCTGTACTGCTTGCATAAATTATGTAGTTCAAAGTCAGACATCACCTCCATGTCCTCTTGGATCAGCACAGGGTCTGCATCAAAATGGGTTGGCTCCTAATGGACATCATAGAATACATCATCTTGCTACATATATGGGTTTTGAGGACACAGAAGGCTCCATCACTACATTTCAACATAACATTCATAGTGATTTCGTTGCATAAAACATGACATCTATATTTACATAGGTGTCTGTAAAACTCACAAAATTGTGAAGATGTGTGAAGACCATAGAGAATTGTTTACATGCCGAAAGAGCATGTAGGTTATGGTCATTTTTAGAtgcatatttcaatatttatgaaTCCATCAGAGAACACATTATTCAGCCTCCCCAATTCATAAAGTTCCCTATCCTCACCTTAAGCATGGCCTTACTCATGGCAGCCAATTTGTCACTGGTATAGTACTGACGATGTAGCAATGGATGATTTGCCATCTTTCTCAGCTGCATCATCACATTGCAAAGCTCCCGCTCTgaggcaaaaataaaaacaatggaaaaaggaAGTGCTGAACGGATTCTCTGAGAATGTAAAGGCACTGTTCTTTTGTTTGATAGGGAAATATGATTCATTTAAATGGAAGCAGCTTGATTTTTCCCCACAAAGGTTTGAGAAAACCAAGCTGGGAAGGAACTAGTGGTACATAtacagtagacattttcaaagtaacaaaattatatatagtcAAACCAAAGAACAGAATGCTAGTATAAGATTTGAGCACATACTTTCTCCATTCGTAGTCTTCTTGAGCCTTTTGAAAAGGCTGTCATAGAGCTTCTGCTGGGCATCACTCATAGGACACATTTCAATCTTCTCCACTTTTGGTGGAAGTTGTTTCAACACCTTTGTATGACAATCACAAAGTCAAACAACCAGGGTGGGTACACTGTTAAAAAAGTACaaactactgggcagggaagcatcaatattttattttttacaagtgATAAACCAATATATTAAAAGAAGTGTTAGCTGTGTGAGTTCCCAGATCTATTGACAACCTTGTCATTGAACACCCTAAATTGGTCAATCAGTGACCACTAATTTTCAATACAGAGAACGTCAGGTAGATGCACTTTAGTTTGAGGAATTCATTTTTGTGAGCCCTTCTTAGTGATCGATCAGTGCTGCAATACAGTAATTTATGTGCCAAATGCTTCAGTTGTTAACAGATCGGACAATGAAAGATCTACCTCAATCTTGACTCGTCTCAGGATGAATGGCTTCATAATAAGTTTGGCCTGTCCTATTCTTTCCTTATGAAAACTGCTTTCTTCCTCTGATGACCTCTGAAACAAACCAGCAGGGCAGAAAGTGAGAGAACAATTCCTCTTGGTTAATAATGATTGTGTCAAACTGGGgaacatttagatttatttttgaaaagcATTTGGTTCATGTAAGCAAAAGCATGTTGGGGCATGCCTAGtgcctccagccaggtctccaactaaattggcccagttgctagggagggtaaagtcacatggggtaacctcctcgtggttgctatagtATCGTTCGCTTTCGGtagggcacgtggcgagttgtgcatgaaCGCCAcagagaataacgtgaagccttcacacacgCTATTTCTCAGcgataacgcgctcaacaagccacatgataagatgtgtggattgacggtatCAGACGCCAAGGCAACAGAGATTTGTCCTCCATCCGGATTGAGAGTCAaaacaccaccacaaggacttgagtgtattgggcattccaaattggagagaggGGAAAACAAATTGTAATTGTTGGGTACTGTATGAAACCGTACCGTGGAGAACATCTTTGAGATCTGCGAGGTGCTGCTGGAAAACATGGAAGgcatgatgaagttcagcaaggACATGAGCTCCagcaggttgttctgtaaaggtGTTCCTGTCAGCAGCAATCTGTGCTCAGCCTGTTGACCAAAAACACAAATTACCTTGTACTTCCAAGACATATTTTGAAATACAAATTCAGATTTCATTACTTATCTCCATTTAATAaattctgtatgtatgtatgtatgtatgtatgtatgtatgtgtatatatatatatatatatatatatatatatatataaaaaggcatAAGAAAAACATTTAGGAAACAGCATTTATTTCAATTGTGTTTGCAGCACATGAGACAGCTTGCACATACATTGACAGCCATAAGGTGGCGGTAGCGTAGAGAGTACATATTTTTCAGCATGTGACCCTCATCAAATATTGCATACTTCAGCCTCAGCTTACGGAAAAGACTGCGGTCATGGTCATTCCCTATTGTAAGGTTGTAACTAATACAGGTGAGAGAAGgaaaacaaaatgacagacaaATTGTTAGTGAATAGAATTAAccatttataaatgttaattCCAGTGTTTTCTACAACATTAAGAGCAACAATTAATAAGAATTGGTTCAAAATACAGTCAAGCATCCTATACTTACGTGGATACTATGATGTTAAAATCGATAAGGTTGCTGAGAATTTCTTGGCGTAAGATTTTCCGGTCCTCAACAGAGCCTTCAAGAACAAAGAtgacaaatgattaaaaaaaaactattggctATATATTAATGAGCATACAGATATATACTCTATTGTCATGAAGTTAATCAGAATTAGTATATCTGTAATATTTTGATATGATCCTTTGCAAagaaagaatagaaaagaaaGCTGCAGATATAAGACTTCCTTATTCACCATAGTAAACAAGGACTTTAAGACTCGGACACCAAAGACCCAGCTCACGAACCCAGTTATCTGCAAAGAAAGAGTGTGAATTTTATCATCTCAAACAGTACTACAAAGCatagttgtattttattttttttgaaggGCAGAGAGATaaacaaaattatgtttaatgGAAAAACTTGGTACATAAATTCAGTGTTTAGAAACACATTATTTCTTACACtttcatatatataaaacaaaaagttttGAGTTTTAGAGTCTTACCCAGTGTGGATGAGGGCACAGTAATAAGATGAGGGCCAGTGATGCCTTTTTCATACAAATGAGCTAGGAAAGCGATGGCCTGAATTGTTTTCCCCAGTCCctgtggaaataaatatatatatatatatttttttttttttacatagtagtATAGCACCACTAGAGGATTATAAAAACTACAAGAAAGAAATAAAGTCCAAAACAGAAAAGAGACTCACCATTTCATCTGCTAGGATTCCACTGAGTTTATGCTGATGCAGCAGTATCAGCCACTTCAAGCCAATCAGCTGATATGGTTGCAATTTTAACCTACAagtaccaaaaaacaaacaaaaaagacatATGAGAGAGAAAGGAGAAATGATCAAATTATTTGACATTTCCACAATAAAATAAGATTGATTAACTTCAGATCTTATAGATAATCGGCTCACTTGCTATTCAGGACTTTGGGTTGCTTCATAGAGCCCATGCCCAATTCTATGACCTGGGTGACATCTTTAGTCATTTTTTGTGCAATCTTCTCACATCTGCCCATGAGGTCTCTAACCACCTGTCTCTCCTTAAGCACCACCTTGCAGCCATGTACCAGGTCTATGGACAGTCCATTATCCTTAAAGAACTGCTCTTTCTTGAAGGAAAAAGAGAAACATacagcagaaaaaaaataaataataataattgaatgtgGCAGAGCAGACATTGTTTAGCTTCTTACCACATCCTTCCAAGTGTTGAAGGGCCTCAGGGAAATTATCTTCTGGGCTTTTTTGTTTGAGCAGCCAGATATCAAAGCAAGTTCATCTAGGGAAGCCTCCTGGAGGAACAGAATAATCTGGTCTTGGAGTTGACCAGAGATGCTGTACTCATCCTCTGATTCCAGATCATCAGAGACACTCTCAACCTCACTGTCAAGCTCCTCTTCATCCTCAGAGCCACTGACGCCATCTAATGGGTTTTCATCTTCCCTCTTCCGTTTAAAGGATGAATCCTTTGTTGTGTTTTTGCTGCTGGCTGATTTTTGCATTTCAGGAGCAGACAGACTGGAGAATTTTCTCACTGGTGAGTGGGCTGCTGTCAGCCACCTTGACAGACTTTCAGGCTTCTGCAAGCTCTTGCCAGTTTTTTCCTTAGAGTGAGATGAttttgccttttgttttctcTGCTCTTCAGGGGAACTGGCATCTGCATTAGTGACAAGCACAAATTGATTTCAGTTCTATCGATtctaacataaaaatgtatatttcggCAAAGTGTAGATGAAATAATAAATCTAAAGCTATTGTAAATGCGGCCTGTCATTCTGACAGCTAAAAAATAAGGACCAGACTTGCACTTAACAGTAGGGTTACATCTAACGATTATTTAGCGGCGAggcgtttcctttaaagacgctctgACATGCAAGATTTGCTTCAGTGAAATGGCAGCTCCGGCTCTGCTttttccacaacaagagtgcttctgtatttagttattttgtatttttttataaattc
This window of the Xyrauchen texanus isolate HMW12.3.18 chromosome 27, RBS_HiC_50CHRs, whole genome shotgun sequence genome carries:
- the smarcad1a gene encoding SWI/SNF-related matrix-associated actin-dependent regulator of chromatin subfamily A containing DEAD/H box 1A, coding for MSFFNLDRFRFQKDRVIDSRYKSVDGSSSDKENHMAHQRKMDGRCATGKTSRQALEDVFADDKVVRMGKDSPSKSAETKHQINKEMEDRVTKLIEMFPQKSKSDLLEVVESTSTLEGAVAQCLILYGDKDSDRRQCKVGHNEDVDTQPIKRRKIMHSDSEEEEEEDSENESQEPSRERQEALLRKLMKKLPDLEKEVLRDVLREHDWDYENAFGSLLVFSSTDASSPEEQRKQKAKSSHSKEKTGKSLQKPESLSRWLTAAHSPVRKFSSLSAPEMQKSASSKNTTKDSSFKRKREDENPLDGVSGSEDEEELDSEVESVSDDLESEDEYSISGQLQDQIILFLQEASLDELALISGCSNKKAQKIISLRPFNTWKDVKEQFFKDNGLSIDLVHGCKVVLKERQVVRDLMGRCEKIAQKMTKDVTQVIELGMGSMKQPKVLNSKLKLQPYQLIGLKWLILLHQHKLSGILADEMGLGKTIQAIAFLAHLYEKGITGPHLITVPSSTLDNWVRELGLWCPSLKVLVYYGSVEDRKILRQEILSNLIDFNIIVSTYNLTIGNDHDRSLFRKLRLKYAIFDEGHMLKNMYSLRYRHLMAVNAEHRLLLTGTPLQNNLLELMSLLNFIMPSMFSSSTSQISKMFSTRSSEEESSFHKERIGQAKLIMKPFILRRVKIEVLKQLPPKVEKIEMCPMSDAQQKLYDSLFKRLKKTTNGEKRELCNVMMQLRKMANHPLLHRQYYTSDKLAAMSKAMLKEPTHFDADPVLIQEDMEVMSDFELHNLCKQYSSISNFQLEKKLILDSGKFALLTKLLSKLKAKGDRVVLFSQFTMMLDIVEILMKHLGHQFVRLDGSTPMAERIGLIDQFNTNSEIFVFLLSTRAGGQGINLASANTVILHDIDCNPFNDKQAEDRCHRMGQIRTVQVLKLICKDSVEACMLRVGQEKLKLEQDMTTDGGEDGAMTEQMAELLKVSLGL